DNA from Candidatus Aegiribacteria sp.:
GTCTATGACTTATCAGGAAGGATCGCCACAACACTAACTGATACCGAGCTTGTTGAAGGGCAGCATACGATCCTTTGGAACGGGATCGGCAATAATGGACAGGCAGTTTCTGCTGGTATCTACATATGCAGGATACAGTCGGGAGGGATTTCTGAAACCACTGGATTGTGTCTATTGAGATAGAAGCCATAACCAGAGGCTGCAGTGGAATAGCACCTGTCATTCTATTTCCCCAAACAAGCACTATCCACTGAGCCTTGTGTTCGAATCAGGAAATCTACACTTGACATGCACCACCACTGAGGTATAAATAATATACCATGTTATTTGAATTTGACACTCGCAAAAGCGAAAAAAATGCAGAGAAGCACGGGATCGATTTCGAAAAAGCACAGAAGCTATGGGATGATCCTGATTTGATTGAAATTCCTGCAAGAACAGAAGATGAACCGAGGTATATGGTCATCGGAATGATCGATAGAACCCATTGGTCGGGAATAGTCACATACCGAGATTCATCTATTCGGATCATCTCTGTACGACGATCCCGTGATGAGGAAGTGATAATTTATGAAGGCTAAGGATTTGGACAGGAAGTTCGACAACGGTGACAATATCCTTGAATATCTGGAACTTGCTCAAGCACGACGAATCGAACAGAAACAGAAGAGAGTAAATGTTGACTTTCCTATCTGGATGATTCACTCGCTGGACAAGGAAGCCAGGCGTCTTGGTATTCCTAGGCAGTCTCTG
Protein-coding regions in this window:
- a CDS encoding BrnA antitoxin family protein, translated to MKAKDLDRKFDNGDNILEYLELAQARRIEQKQKRVNVDFPIWMIHSLDKEARRLGIPRQSLIKMLIAKHIEEARA
- a CDS encoding BrnT family toxin; this translates as MLFEFDTRKSEKNAEKHGIDFEKAQKLWDDPDLIEIPARTEDEPRYMVIGMIDRTHWSGIVTYRDSSIRIISVRRSRDEEVIIYEG